The sequence TCGGCCCGAGCAGGTGGATGTCGCCGTCGAGCGCGAGCAGGATCGGTGCCAGGTCGCCGATCGGCGAGGCCGAGCCGAGCCCGCCGCCGAAGGTCGCGCGGTTCTTGACCTGCTTCGCGGCGAACCACGGCAACATGTCGTCGAGCAGCGGAAACATCCCGGCCAGTTCCTGTTCGAGTCGCGACAGCGGCACACCGGCACCGATGCGCACCGCGTGGTCATGGACCTCGAGCTGCTGCAATTCGGCGATGCGATCGAGTGCGATGAAGGCCGGCGCGACCAGCTGGCCGCGACTCAGGTTCACGCCGAGATCGGTCGCCCCGGCGATCCAGCTCGCTGCTGGATGTTGCTGCCTCAGTGCCAGCGCTTCGGCCAACGTGGCCGGGTTGTGAAAAGAACCGAGCACGCTCGTCGTCAGTGCGACACGCGGCTCGGCGAGCGCGTGATGGAAACGATCCTCGACCACCGGTAGTGCCGCGAGTCGCCTGGCTGCATCGCGGATCGGCCGATAACCGGTGCAGCGGCAGAGATTGCCCTCGATGCAGTGGTCCGAGAGATCGCGCTCGTGCTGGCCGCAGAACAGGCTCATCACGAACCCCGGCGTGCAATACCCGCATTGCGAGCCCGCGCCCTCGACCAGCACCTGCTGGGCCGGATGCAGACGCTCACCCTCGGCCAGCGACTCGACCGTGACCACTTCGCGACCGGGCAGGGCACCCACCGGCAACAGGCAACTGTTCACCGCGCGATAGTGCGCGCGGCCAGCCGCGTCCGTCTCGACCATCGCGACCGTACACGCGCCGCAGTCACCATCCCCGCAGCCCTCCTTCGTTCCCGTCATCCGCCGCGCATGCAACCAGCGCAATAGCGACTGGGTCGGCTCGGCGCCCGCAAGATCCACCGGCGCCCCGTTCAAGCTGAAACTCGTGTTCGATGTCATCCGCGAAGATTAGCGCAGCACCGCAAGTCTGGCCGCTGTCCGCGCTTTGATGCAGACTCGGCGGCCAGCATCAGGAGTGACCATGTCCAGCGATCTTGCCGAGTTCATCCGCGGCCTGCCCAAGGCCGAGCTGCATATCCATATCGAGGGTTCGCTGGAGCCGGATTTGATCTTCGCGTTGGCCAGCCGCAATGGCGTGCAGCTCGCGTACCCGAACGTCGAGGCGCTGCGTGCGGCGTATGCGTTCACGAACCTGCAGAGTTTTCTCGACATCTACTACGCCGGTGCGTCGGTGCTGATCACCGAGCAGGACTTCCACGACATGGCCTGGGCCTATTTCGAGCGCGCCCATGCCGACAGCGTCATCCATGCCGAACTGTTCTTCGATCCGCAGACGCATACCGAGCGTGGCGTCGACATCGGCGTGGTGATTCGCGGTCTGAAGCGCGCCTGCGCCGCCGCCGAGACGAAGCTCGGCATCCGCGCGCGCCTGATCCTTTGTTTCCTGCGCCACTTGAGCGAAGAAGCGGCGATGCAGACGCTGGAAGCAGCGAAGCCGCATCTCGCCGATCTCATCGGCGTTGGCCTCGATTCCAGCGAAGTCGGCCATCCGCCGGAGAAGTTCGCGCGCGTGTTCGCGATGGCGCGCGAGCTCGGCCTGCACGTGGTCGCGCATGCCGGCGAGGAAGGCCCGCCCGAATACATCTGGAGTGCGCTCGACGTGCTCCAGGTCGAACGCATCGACCACGGCGTGCGCTCGCTGCAGGACGAACGCCTGATGCAGCGACTGATCGCGATCGGCATGGCGCTGACCGTGTGCCCGCTGTCGAACATCAAGCTGTGCGTGTTCCAGCAGCTCGGCGAACACAACCTCAAGCGCATGCTCGAACGCGGCGTGCGGGTGACCATCAATTCCGATGATCCGGCCTATTTCGGCGGCTACATCAATCAAAACTACCGAGAGACTGCGGCGGCGCTCGGCCTCGGTCGCGATCAGCTGATCCAGCTCGCGCGCAACAGTCTCGAAGCGGCGTTCACCAGTGTCGCGGAACGCCGTGCCGATCTCGCTAAACTGGCGACTTACTGCACGAAGGCATGACCGCCATGGGCAAGCTCACCACCCACGTCCTCGACACTGCGCACGGCAAGCCGGGCGCCGGCATCGCGGTCGCGCTGTACCGGATGAACGGCTACGAGCGCGAGTTCGTGGCCGGCCACACCACCAATGCCGATGGCCGCTGCGACCAGCCGCTGCTCGATGGCATGGCGATCCAGACCGGCGTCTACGAACTCGATTTTGCGATCGGCGACTACTTCGCACGCATGGGCGTGAAGATGGCCGAGCCGCGTTTCATCGACGTGGTCGTGGTCCGCTTCGGCATCAACGACGCCAAGGCGCACTACCACGTGCCCCTGCTCGCCTCGCCTTACGGCTACAGCACCTACCGCGGCAGTTGAGCGCGTCGATGCTCGCTTTCTGGACCGAGGCCGCGGCCTTCCTGTTGCGCTGGCTGCACGTGGTTGCGGCGATCGCTTGGATCGGCGAATCGTTCTACTTCGTCGCGCTCGACCGCGGACTGAAACCGCCGAAGACGGGCGCGCAAGGGCTGTTCGGCGAGTCGTGGTCGGTGCACGGCGGCGGCTTCTATCGGAAGCAGAAGTTCCTGCCGGCGCCGGCCGAGTTGCCGGCGGAACTGCACTGGTCGAAGTGGAAGTCTTACACCACGTGGTTGTCCGGCTTCGGCCTGCTCGCGCTCACCTACCTGCTCTCGCCCGAGTTGTATCTGGTCGATCGCACCGTCGCCGATCTCTCGGGCAGCGCCGCGGTGATCGCGGCGATCGTGTTCCTGGTGCTGACCTGGTTCCTGTACGACCTGATGTGCAAGGTGGTCGGCTTCCGCGACCGCCTGCTCGGCGTTCTGGTCGGGCTGCTGACACTCGCCCTGTGTTACGTCGCGACGCAGCTGTTCGCCGGGCGCGCGGCCTTCCTGCTGGTCGGTGCGGCGCTGGCGACGATCATGTCGGCGAATGTGTTCTTCGTGATCATCCCCGGCCAGAAGCGCATGGTCGCCGCGCTCGCCGCCGGCGAGGCGCCGAACCCGCTCGACGGCAGCCGCGGCAAGCAACGCTCGGTGCACAACACCTACTTCACCCTGCCGGTGGTGTTCGCGATGCTGAGCACGCATTACGGCACCGCCTATGCGCACGAGCACAACTGGATCGTGCTGGCGGTGGCGATGGCGTCGGCGGCGATGATCCGCCAGTTCTTCGTGCTCTGGCACAGTGGCGAACGCGCGTGGCGCCTGCTCGCGGCCGGTGCACTGGTGCTGCTCGGCCTGCTGTTCTGGCTGGCACCGAGCCCGCACAGTGACGCTGCAGTGACCACAGTTGAAGCGCTGTCGCCGGCGAACGGTGCGCAGATGCCCGATGGTTCGCCGTCACCCACCCTCGTGTTGCCCGATGCATTCGGCGCAACGCCGGATACCGCCGCCATCCAGCCGATCATCAACAGGCACTGCATCGCCTGTCACTCCGCCCGCCCGACCCTGATGGCCAGCGCCCCGAAAGGCGCGCTGCTCGATACCCCCGAACGCATCGAGCTGCACGCGGTACTCGTGCACAAGCAAGTCGTCGAACTGAAGATCATGCCCCCCGGCAACATGACCCAGATGACCGACGCCGAACGCGCCGCGATCGCGCGCTGGTTTGCCGACAGATCCTCACGAATGTAGGTCGGCTCAAGCGCCGCGCAGCGGCGTGGAGCCGACCCGCGAACGTCGTCGGTAGCGTTGCACGCCCCGCGAGGCAGGCGCAGAATCACACTCCCTTGAGGATTCGCCCATGCGCTCCTATTCCGCCGTGATCGAACGCTGCCCCGAGACCGGACTCTACGTCGGATTCGTGCCGGGTTTCCCCGGCGCCCACTCGCAGGGCGAGACGCTCGAGGAACTGGATGCCAACTTGCGCGAAGTCATCTCGATGCTGCTCGAGGACGGCGAGCCGCTGATCGAGACGGAGTTCGTCGGGATTCGCCAGGTGGCTGTGTCCTGAATCATGGGACGCGCGCCGGTGCTCAAACCCGGTGAAGTGTCTGCGCGCTTGCTCGCCCTCGGTTTTGTTCTGGTCCGACAACGCGGCTCGCATCAGCAGTTTCGACATGCCGACGGGCGCGGCACCACCGTTCCGATGCACGCCGGCCGCGATATCTCACCGCCCTTGCTGCGACAGATTTGCAAGGCCATCGGCATCGAGGTCGACGTCTTCATCGCGTTGCGTTGAAGCCACGAATGTAGGTCGGCTCAAGCGCCGCGCAGCGGCGTGGAGCCGACGTGGCCATGCGTCAGCGCCGAAACCCCGGCGGCCAACCGACACGCCCCAGAATGTAGCGGGCGACATAGACGATCGGCAGTCCCACCAGGCACAGGTGTACGAGCAGGCCCTCGACAACGTCCCCGAGTCCATGCGGCAGCGAAAACGGCGCCGCCGACAGCGGCACGATCACCGCTTGCATCAACACGTAGACGGCGATGCCGAGCAACACGCCATGGCGCAGCGGTTGTTGCACCAGCGCCGGCCGGCGCATGCAGGCATCGACGAAAGCCGCCGCGAATACGAACAGGATGCCGTAGTGCGAGACCACGCCGAGCGCAGCGCTGACGAGACCGCCGTCGTACGCCGCCCGGCCCTGCCAGCCGCTCGCGATCGACTGCAGCATGCGCAGCGGCGCCCGACCCGCAGACACGGTGCCGTAGATCGCGTAGCCCAAATCCAACGTGCCCGCGACCAACGCACCGAACCACGCCGCGCGCAGCCGCCACGCCCAGCTGGGACGCAGGCTGAGGCGGCTGAGCGGGTCACGCATCATGCAGGCCAAGCCTCGCAGCAGTGTTTTGCCATCGGTCGGCCGTCCATCGGGGAAGTTTCAAGCGATTTCGATGATGCCGATATCGTCTTGCTGCAACCCAGCGATCACCCGCTCGGCGGCTCTCGACAATGCATCGAGTACGCGCTGGTTGTCGGCGTTGCCGAGACGCAGGACGATCAGTTTCGGCGGAAAACCACGCAGGACTTGCAGGTCCTTGAAGTCTTCATCCTTGCTGACCAACACAAGTTCATGTTGCCTTGCGAATTCCCAAAGCTGCAAGTCGCTGCTGCGCTCCAGTCCGAGCAGCGCCACCTGGGTCGTGCCGGGGAAGTCCGCCTGAAGCGCCGGCACCAGGCGTCGCGACAGGTTCTCGTCGAGCAGCGGCTTCACGCCGCCGCCTTCACCCACGCCACGCTCTGTTCGCGTGCCGCTGCCCAAGCGAGGCAGGCGAGGATGTCGTCCCGACTGAGTTCAGGGTAGTCGCGCACGATGTCCTCGGTCGTCATGCCCGAGGTCAGCCAACCCAGGACGTCCTGCACGGTGATGCGCAGCCCGCGCACGCAAGGCTTGCCGCCGCGCTTGTCGGCCTGCAGCGTGATGTGTTGTCGGTAATCGAGCATGGTCGTCCACCAAATTTCCGGGCGGACCCATTCAAGCGCTGCGTCGCGCCACCGTCAACTCGTTTCGCCGGCGAGCGGCAGCTGCAGCGACGCCAATGGCATGATCCACCACGTCTGCACGAGATTGATCTCGTCGCAGTTCGCGCCTTCGCCGCCGCGGTCGATGATGACGAAATCGCTGACGGTGTCGAGCGCGATCAGCGGGTGGTGCCAGGTGCCGGCGTGGTAGTTGACGCCTTCGCCGTGCGCGGCGCGGAAGCAGCGTGGCGGATGTTGTGGTGATTCGGCCACGACGATCAGGTACGGCGTGCGCGACAGCGGGATGAAGGCCTGCGAGCCGAGCGGGTGGCGTTCGAGCAGGGTCACCGCGAACGGCAACGGACGCGGTTCGGCGCGTGCGAGGCTGATCAGGGCGTGGCCTTCGCCCACGTCGACGCGGACCAGTGCATGGTGGCGCTGGGTGGTGCCGTTGTTGATCGGGAAGATCTCGCGCGCAGCTTCGAAGCTGATGACCTCGCCGAACGGCGCGAACGCCTCGGGTGTCAGCGGCTCGATCTGCAGTCGCGGTTCACTCATGCGACGCGACCGCGCAGACGCAGGCGCGAGACGCCGCCGTCCGGGAAGATGTTGAAGCGCACGTGGGTGACCGGCGCACGCAGCACGATTTCGTCGCGGTAATGGTGCTGGTGGTCCATCTGCAGCTTCTGCTCGGGCAGCAGGATCGACCAGAACATCGACTGCGTGACCATCGACTCGACGGTGCCACCGGGCGCGCGCGTGGCCTGGATCGAGCAGCGGTCCGGGTAGTTGCCCTTGAAGT comes from Lysobacterales bacterium and encodes:
- a CDS encoding FAD binding domain-containing protein → MTSNTSFSLNGAPVDLAGAEPTQSLLRWLHARRMTGTKEGCGDGDCGACTVAMVETDAAGRAHYRAVNSCLLPVGALPGREVVTVESLAEGERLHPAQQVLVEGAGSQCGYCTPGFVMSLFCGQHERDLSDHCIEGNLCRCTGYRPIRDAARRLAALPVVEDRFHHALAEPRVALTTSVLGSFHNPATLAEALALRQQHPAASWIAGATDLGVNLSRGQLVAPAFIALDRIAELQQLEVHDHAVRIGAGVPLSRLEQELAGMFPLLDDMLPWFAAKQVKNRATFGGGLGSASPIGDLAPILLALDGDIHLLGPNGARDVPAAAFFLDYRKTARAENELIVAVTLPRRAELVTASYKVAKRQTDDISIVAASFAMALDGERRVQQVRLAYGGVAAIPRRATRTESQLHGQVLGDAMVEQARASLVEEFTPLSDHRADADYRRALVGNLLVKFVAEKLA
- a CDS encoding adenosine deaminase; translated protein: MQTRRPASGVTMSSDLAEFIRGLPKAELHIHIEGSLEPDLIFALASRNGVQLAYPNVEALRAAYAFTNLQSFLDIYYAGASVLITEQDFHDMAWAYFERAHADSVIHAELFFDPQTHTERGVDIGVVIRGLKRACAAAETKLGIRARLILCFLRHLSEEAAMQTLEAAKPHLADLIGVGLDSSEVGHPPEKFARVFAMARELGLHVVAHAGEEGPPEYIWSALDVLQVERIDHGVRSLQDERLMQRLIAIGMALTVCPLSNIKLCVFQQLGEHNLKRMLERGVRVTINSDDPAYFGGYINQNYRETAAALGLGRDQLIQLARNSLEAAFTSVAERRADLAKLATYCTKA
- the uraH gene encoding hydroxyisourate hydrolase — translated: MGKLTTHVLDTAHGKPGAGIAVALYRMNGYEREFVAGHTTNADGRCDQPLLDGMAIQTGVYELDFAIGDYFARMGVKMAEPRFIDVVVVRFGINDAKAHYHVPLLASPYGYSTYRGS
- a CDS encoding urate hydroxylase PuuD, with protein sequence MLAFWTEAAAFLLRWLHVVAAIAWIGESFYFVALDRGLKPPKTGAQGLFGESWSVHGGGFYRKQKFLPAPAELPAELHWSKWKSYTTWLSGFGLLALTYLLSPELYLVDRTVADLSGSAAVIAAIVFLVLTWFLYDLMCKVVGFRDRLLGVLVGLLTLALCYVATQLFAGRAAFLLVGAALATIMSANVFFVIIPGQKRMVAALAAGEAPNPLDGSRGKQRSVHNTYFTLPVVFAMLSTHYGTAYAHEHNWIVLAVAMASAAMIRQFFVLWHSGERAWRLLAAGALVLLGLLFWLAPSPHSDAAVTTVEALSPANGAQMPDGSPSPTLVLPDAFGATPDTAAIQPIINRHCIACHSARPTLMASAPKGALLDTPERIELHAVLVHKQVVELKIMPPGNMTQMTDAERAAIARWFADRSSRM
- a CDS encoding type II toxin-antitoxin system HicB family antitoxin; amino-acid sequence: MRSYSAVIERCPETGLYVGFVPGFPGAHSQGETLEELDANLREVISMLLEDGEPLIETEFVGIRQVAVS
- a CDS encoding type II toxin-antitoxin system HicA family toxin, whose product is MGRAPVLKPGEVSARLLALGFVLVRQRGSHQQFRHADGRGTTVPMHAGRDISPPLLRQICKAIGIEVDVFIALR
- a CDS encoding DUF5615 family PIN-like protein → MKPLLDENLSRRLVPALQADFPGTTQVALLGLERSSDLQLWEFARQHELVLVSKDEDFKDLQVLRGFPPKLIVLRLGNADNQRVLDALSRAAERVIAGLQQDDIGIIEIA
- a CDS encoding DUF433 domain-containing protein, translated to MLDYRQHITLQADKRGGKPCVRGLRITVQDVLGWLTSGMTTEDIVRDYPELSRDDILACLAWAAAREQSVAWVKAAA
- a CDS encoding ureidoglycolate lyase — encoded protein: MSEPRLQIEPLTPEAFAPFGEVISFEAAREIFPINNGTTQRHHALVRVDVGEGHALISLARAEPRPLPFAVTLLERHPLGSQAFIPLSRTPYLIVVAESPQHPPRCFRAAHGEGVNYHAGTWHHPLIALDTVSDFVIIDRGGEGANCDEINLVQTWWIMPLASLQLPLAGETS